The Skermanella pratensis genome has a window encoding:
- a CDS encoding SRPBCC family protein, whose protein sequence is MTAAEQTTTETIPDGMGTVVEPGAIRFERLLPGPIERVWAYLTESEKRGQWLASGEMEPRAGSAFSLHFDNSGLSPQRVPTPERFRRYDTGITTSHEVTRCEPPHVLAFTWGGGTEEPSEVTFELAREGEGVRLVLTHRRLPDAPSLTNVGAGWHSHLAILADKLSGRTPPSFWTLFDKLEAVYA, encoded by the coding sequence ATGACCGCCGCAGAACAAACCACTACCGAAACGATCCCCGACGGCATGGGGACCGTCGTCGAGCCCGGAGCGATCCGGTTCGAGCGCCTGCTGCCGGGACCCATCGAGCGGGTCTGGGCCTACCTGACCGAGTCCGAGAAGCGCGGCCAATGGCTGGCCTCCGGCGAGATGGAACCGCGTGCCGGCAGCGCCTTCTCCCTCCATTTCGACAACAGCGGCCTGTCGCCGCAGCGGGTTCCCACGCCCGAGAGGTTCCGCCGTTACGACACCGGAATAACCACCAGCCATGAAGTGACCCGCTGCGAGCCGCCCCATGTGCTGGCGTTCACCTGGGGCGGCGGGACCGAGGAGCCGTCCGAAGTGACCTTCGAGCTGGCCCGGGAAGGGGAGGGGGTGCGCCTCGTCCTGACCCACCGCCGGCTGCCCGACGCCCCGTCCCTGACCAATGTCGGCGCCGGCTGGCACAGCCACTTGGCGATCCTCGCCGACAAGCTCTCCGGCCGCACCCCGCCGTCCTTCTGGACGCTGTTCGACAAGCTGGAAGCGGTCTACGCCTGA